The following are encoded together in the Chloroherpetonaceae bacterium genome:
- a CDS encoding carboxypeptidase-like regulatory domain-containing protein encodes MNRVLFIAGTFLAFISTASAQERTISGIVTAADDGCPLIAATVEVKGRNLCVKTNKNGCFTVKVDGEATLVVKYNGFKTQEVPVRHRTLIEVVLHSETEVNEQALLLQESEP; translated from the coding sequence ATGAACAGGGTGCTTTTCATCGCAGGAACTTTTCTTGCTTTTATCTCAACTGCATCGGCGCAAGAGAGAACCATATCAGGGATTGTGACTGCCGCAGACGATGGCTGCCCGCTTATTGCAGCAACTGTAGAAGTCAAAGGACGCAACCTTTGCGTGAAAACCAATAAAAATGGCTGCTTTACAGTCAAAGTAGATGGGGAAGCGACGCTGGTGGTCAAATACAATGGTTTTAAGACTCAAGAAGTGCCAGTGCGCCATAGAACCTTGATTGAGGTGGTGCTTCATAGTGAAACTGAAGTCAATGAGCAGGCACTTCTGCTCCAAGAAAGCGAGCCGTAA